Proteins from one Actinomycetes bacterium genomic window:
- a CDS encoding LytR C-terminal domain-containing protein, with the protein MSHGPDTGPARVRRGAHRTRRTLVNALMPSVLAVAAVSALVTSLAVWQGDRTDGPRTDTAAAATASAPTSAPPVTTSPASSAATPTGTSSATTRAQSAVEGTKAERTPAAEMTRTADTGDTGDTGDNAGAVDRSTVEVVVLNQTSRPGLAASVAAHLRSAGWDVPAVGNFRGTVPATTVYYPAGGETVAFAVAGDLRATPRTLPRFGNLSTTRFTVVVTDSYQG; encoded by the coding sequence ATGAGCCACGGACCTGACACCGGCCCGGCCCGGGTGCGCCGGGGCGCCCACCGCACCCGGCGCACCCTGGTGAACGCGCTGATGCCGTCGGTGCTCGCGGTCGCCGCGGTCAGCGCCCTGGTCACCTCGCTCGCCGTGTGGCAGGGCGACCGCACCGATGGCCCGCGGACCGACACGGCGGCCGCCGCCACCGCGTCGGCACCGACCTCGGCACCGCCGGTCACGACATCGCCCGCCTCCTCAGCTGCGACCCCGACCGGGACGTCCTCGGCCACCACGAGGGCGCAGAGCGCCGTCGAAGGCACCAAGGCGGAGCGGACGCCGGCGGCCGAGATGACGCGGACCGCCGACACCGGCGACACCGGCGACACCGGCGACAATGCCGGTGCGGTCGACCGGTCGACCGTCGAGGTCGTGGTGCTCAACCAGACCTCGCGGCCGGGGCTCGCCGCGTCGGTGGCCGCCCACCTGCGGTCCGCCGGCTGGGACGTGCCGGCCGTCGGCAACTTCCGCGGCACCGTCCCGGCGACCACGGTCTACTACCCGGCCGGCGGCGAGACGGTCGCATTCGCCGTCGCCGGCGACCTGCGCGCCACCCCGCGCACGCTGCCGCGGTTCGGCAACCTGTCGACGACCCGCTTCACCGTGGTCGTGACCGACTCCTACCAAGGATGA
- a CDS encoding trehalose-phosphatase: protein MSLPKPATSAGRDGLRALLADPADALVALDFDGTLSPIVPDPDDARAHPDVPPVLERLAGRGVRVAVVTGRPAQLAVDRGGLAGVPGLVVLGHYGLERWEGGTVTAPDVAAGVAVARDRLPGLLRELGAPEGTSVEDK from the coding sequence GTGAGCCTCCCGAAGCCCGCCACCTCCGCCGGGCGCGACGGTCTGCGCGCCCTGCTCGCCGACCCGGCCGACGCCCTCGTGGCCCTCGACTTCGACGGCACGCTGTCACCGATCGTCCCCGACCCCGACGACGCCCGGGCGCACCCGGACGTGCCTCCGGTGCTGGAACGGCTGGCGGGGCGCGGCGTGCGGGTTGCCGTCGTCACCGGCCGCCCCGCGCAGCTGGCGGTGGACCGCGGCGGCCTGGCGGGGGTCCCCGGCCTGGTCGTGCTCGGGCACTACGGGCTGGAGCGCTGGGAGGGCGGCACGGTGACCGCGCCGGACGTGGCCGCCGGCGTCGCCGTCGCCCGCGACCGGCTGCCCGGGCTGCTGCGAGAGCTGGGGGCGCCCGAGGGCACCTCGGTCGAGGACAAGG
- a CDS encoding DUF3263 domain-containing protein, with product MGTSDAADAFRPADAGAASRLSARDQEILAFERQWWKYAGAKEQAIRELFDMSATRYYQVLNALIDRPEALATDPMLVKRLRRLRSARQRARSARRLGIEV from the coding sequence ATGGGCACGAGCGACGCCGCCGACGCCTTCCGCCCCGCCGACGCGGGGGCCGCGTCCCGGCTGTCCGCCCGCGACCAGGAGATCCTCGCCTTCGAGCGGCAGTGGTGGAAGTACGCCGGGGCCAAGGAGCAAGCGATCCGCGAGCTCTTCGACATGTCGGCCACCCGCTACTACCAGGTGCTCAACGCGCTGATCGACCGACCCGAGGCGCTGGCCACCGACCCGATGCTGGTCAAGCGCCTGCGCCGGCTGCGCTCGGCGCGCCAGCGGGCCCGTTCGGCCCGCCGCCTCGGCATCGAGGTCTGA